The following coding sequences lie in one Alicyclobacillus curvatus genomic window:
- the infC gene encoding translation initiation factor IF-3 has translation MSKESFQVNDGIRAREVRVIDEDGSQLGIMNLRDARRVAEEKNLDLVNVAPNSKPPVCRVMDYGKFKYEQSKKEKEAKKNQRIIELKEVRMTPNIEDHDFQVKLKNVIKFLSEGDKVKVTVRFRGREITHPTIGQQLLTKMAQAAGDNVIVERMPRLEGRHMIMILAPKQATS, from the coding sequence ATTAGCAAAGAGTCTTTTCAAGTCAACGACGGAATCAGGGCGCGCGAAGTCCGCGTGATTGATGAGGATGGCTCGCAACTCGGGATTATGAATCTTCGGGATGCCCGTCGTGTTGCGGAAGAGAAAAACCTTGACCTGGTGAACGTTGCTCCAAACTCAAAACCGCCCGTGTGCCGTGTAATGGACTATGGGAAGTTCAAGTACGAGCAGAGTAAGAAGGAAAAGGAAGCCAAGAAGAACCAGCGCATCATCGAACTTAAGGAAGTTCGCATGACGCCAAACATCGAAGACCACGACTTCCAGGTAAAACTGAAGAACGTCATCAAGTTTTTGTCTGAAGGGGACAAAGTGAAGGTAACGGTTCGTTTTCGCGGACGTGAAATCACCCATCCTACGATTGGTCAGCAATTACTTACCAAGATGGCTCAAGCTGCTGGAGACAACGTCATCGTAGAACGGATGCCAAGACTGGAAGGCCGTCATATGATTATGATTTTGGCGCCAAAACAGGCAACCTCTTGA
- the rpmI gene encoding 50S ribosomal protein L35: MGKMKTHSGLSKRVKRTASGKLKRAHAFAYHKAVKKSPNRKLGLRGTTLVSSSDIKRIKQMVTYLK; encoded by the coding sequence ATGGGTAAGATGAAGACTCACAGTGGCCTTTCCAAGCGCGTGAAAAGAACTGCCTCTGGCAAGCTGAAGCGCGCACATGCGTTTGCATATCACAAAGCAGTAAAGAAATCACCAAACCGCAAGCTTGGGCTGCGTGGTACCACGCTCGTTTCGAGCAGTGACATCAAGCGCATCAAGCAGATGGTAACGTATCTGAAGTAG
- the rplT gene encoding 50S ribosomal protein L20, producing MARVKSGMVTRRRHKKILKLARGYRGSKHRLFRTAKQQVMKSLMYAYRDRRQTKRNFRRLWIQRINAAARINGLSYSRMMHGLKLAGVEVNRKMLADLAVADIQAFSQLANVAKEKLQA from the coding sequence ATGGCAAGAGTAAAAAGCGGCATGGTTACACGCCGTCGTCATAAGAAGATTTTGAAGCTCGCCCGAGGATATCGAGGTTCGAAGCATCGTTTGTTCCGTACCGCGAAGCAGCAGGTCATGAAGTCCTTGATGTACGCTTATCGAGACAGGCGTCAAACAAAGCGGAACTTCCGCCGCCTGTGGATCCAGCGCATTAATGCGGCGGCTCGCATTAACGGTCTTTCCTACTCCCGCATGATGCACGGATTGAAGTTGGCGGGCGTTGAAGTGAACCGCAAGATGTTGGCTGATTTGGCTGTTGCTGACATCCAGGCATTCTCGCAGTTGGCCAATGTTGCGAAGGAAAAACTCCAAGCTTAA
- a CDS encoding RNA methyltransferase, giving the protein MYIESPKNPKVQDWAALKVKKGRLGHAAYLAEGARLAEEALQSDRLVEALLLNAAADDDYVLLRQLAQTRKVPIHELSPQAFATLSDTVTSQGVMAVVAIPSAPPQYPAYTLVLDGVQDPGNVGTLLRTADAFGVTEVCCSESTADAFAPKVIRASMGGIFRVSVHRKSTVRYIRDWMKAYQDGNVVITEADGSTPCHEVPFTRPTLIVIGSEASGVSEEAKALASIRAFIPMTAQTESLNAAVAGSIVLYEAYRQRQ; this is encoded by the coding sequence TTGTATATTGAGTCACCAAAAAATCCAAAGGTACAGGACTGGGCGGCTTTGAAAGTTAAAAAGGGACGTCTGGGTCACGCGGCCTATTTGGCGGAAGGGGCTCGCCTGGCTGAAGAAGCCCTGCAGTCGGACAGGCTGGTAGAGGCTTTGCTTCTGAATGCAGCGGCAGATGATGATTACGTGTTGTTGCGTCAGCTTGCACAGACTCGCAAAGTACCCATCCATGAGCTTTCGCCACAGGCCTTCGCGACCCTATCGGACACGGTGACATCGCAAGGCGTGATGGCCGTTGTCGCGATTCCGTCAGCACCGCCACAGTATCCTGCATATACGCTCGTCCTTGACGGAGTTCAGGACCCTGGAAACGTGGGAACGTTGCTCCGTACCGCGGACGCCTTTGGCGTGACAGAGGTCTGCTGTTCGGAATCGACCGCTGATGCGTTTGCACCCAAGGTGATTCGTGCCTCCATGGGCGGCATTTTTCGAGTCTCCGTGCACAGGAAGAGCACGGTCAGATACATCCGTGACTGGATGAAGGCGTATCAGGATGGCAATGTCGTCATTACAGAAGCTGACGGTAGTACGCCTTGCCACGAAGTCCCGTTTACGCGCCCGACTTTAATTGTCATTGGGAGCGAGGCATCCGGTGTTTCTGAGGAGGCAAAGGCGCTGGCGTCTATCCGCGCGTTCATTCCGATGACTGCGCAGACAGAGAGCCTAAATGCAGCTGTTGCAGGCAGCATTGTTCTGTACGAGGCCTATCGACAGCGGCAGTAA
- a CDS encoding MFS transporter, translated as MSQQIGMKDIFTRSKLTALLTLGLTEFVRGSLLFFILPIYIRGVLQFPPSVVGYAMAAHYALDTSLRGPSGWLTDRFGQRKVAVSALCMGWVGLLLIARFRFDWSIILGSALLGIGMAAIWPAVVSRVTGDLPPEANATAMSGVMMSWLLGVGSGTVAMSFTLGRNVQSGFITLLVIWLCATFLASLSLQPYRTEDHHRKRLGFRNIVSQIYSVRLLLPGIFVQTFIMGIVMPVFVLYTQYVLNVSGQTYSTLLVAGGATTVLLQLPVGRLVDRFGYKPFLMAGFGACAVLLVSLVRATSLPLLFLGIIGVGASYALILPSWNSILAKSINARQRAVMWGVFMTFEGLGMATGPLVGSWLWEQFRPSTPFFFAGLVLVVMMTFYGLVPIERGFVPQKQHESADGQG; from the coding sequence GTGAGTCAACAAATTGGAATGAAGGACATCTTTACCCGCTCCAAGTTGACGGCACTGCTGACCTTGGGATTGACCGAGTTTGTGCGCGGCTCGCTATTATTCTTCATTCTACCTATCTATATCCGTGGTGTGCTGCAATTTCCTCCGAGTGTAGTCGGTTACGCGATGGCGGCTCACTACGCCCTTGATACAAGTTTGAGAGGTCCATCCGGATGGCTGACCGACCGTTTTGGGCAGCGTAAGGTCGCTGTCTCTGCGCTTTGTATGGGGTGGGTTGGACTCCTGCTTATCGCCCGCTTTCGTTTCGATTGGTCGATTATCCTCGGGAGTGCTTTGCTCGGCATTGGCATGGCTGCCATCTGGCCAGCCGTCGTTTCACGCGTGACGGGGGACTTACCGCCGGAAGCCAATGCAACTGCCATGAGCGGCGTCATGATGAGTTGGTTGCTCGGTGTTGGTAGTGGTACAGTCGCCATGAGTTTCACACTCGGGCGGAACGTACAGAGTGGCTTTATCACTCTCTTGGTCATCTGGCTCTGTGCAACTTTTCTGGCCTCATTGTCCTTGCAACCCTATCGCACTGAAGACCACCATCGAAAGCGACTTGGGTTTCGAAACATTGTCTCGCAGATATATTCGGTGCGATTGCTGTTACCAGGTATCTTTGTGCAGACATTCATTATGGGAATTGTGATGCCCGTATTTGTCCTGTACACCCAGTACGTGCTCAACGTAAGCGGGCAGACCTACAGTACCTTGCTCGTCGCGGGCGGAGCGACAACTGTCCTGTTGCAGTTGCCAGTTGGGCGGCTTGTCGATAGATTTGGTTATAAGCCTTTTCTGATGGCAGGATTTGGTGCGTGTGCAGTTCTTCTGGTTTCCTTGGTGAGGGCAACTAGCTTACCACTTTTGTTCCTCGGAATTATCGGAGTGGGGGCAAGTTACGCGCTTATCCTTCCGTCGTGGAATTCGATACTGGCGAAGAGCATCAATGCACGCCAGCGGGCTGTGATGTGGGGCGTGTTTATGACCTTTGAAGGCCTTGGGATGGCAACGGGTCCACTGGTTGGGTCGTGGTTGTGGGAACAGTTTCGTCCGAGCACACCGTTTTTCTTTGCCGGATTGGTCCTGGTCGTGATGATGACCTTTTACGGTCTCGTCCCCATCGAGCGTGGATTTGTGCCGCAAAAGCAACATGAAAGTGCAGATGGACAAGGGTGA
- a CDS encoding divergent PAP2 family protein: MWFKLDADDYIWMSPLIAMIVAQVLKPILVMIQLRRVDWQRMRQSGGMPSSHTALVVALVFELALRYGGEDPRLAVAIFVAIIVMYDAAGVRWQTGRQAAVLNRLLHDLQTRGQTSHSGAEHERMVSGMKPLEVVKSPWWLVDWPVFEEQLGHKPTEVIGGVIVGAVVALLLH; encoded by the coding sequence ATGTGGTTCAAACTAGATGCGGATGATTACATATGGATGAGCCCGTTAATTGCCATGATTGTTGCACAGGTACTCAAGCCCATTTTGGTGATGATACAGCTTCGCAGAGTGGATTGGCAGCGCATGCGTCAGTCTGGCGGGATGCCAAGTTCGCACACTGCGCTTGTGGTGGCCCTGGTCTTTGAGCTTGCGCTGCGCTACGGTGGAGAGGACCCGCGCCTCGCTGTGGCCATCTTTGTCGCGATTATTGTGATGTACGACGCCGCAGGTGTTCGCTGGCAAACCGGCCGTCAGGCAGCGGTGCTAAATCGACTGTTGCATGACCTGCAGACGCGTGGACAGACTTCTCACAGCGGGGCGGAACACGAGCGGATGGTGTCCGGCATGAAACCACTCGAGGTCGTGAAGTCGCCGTGGTGGTTGGTCGACTGGCCCGTTTTCGAGGAGCAATTGGGTCACAAACCGACAGAAGTCATCGGTGGTGTCATTGTCGGCGCTGTGGTGGCTTTACTACTTCATTAA
- a CDS encoding spore coat associated protein CotJA, with translation MMDSQWRPFDAYHSPLDPCPPRQKYYIVPPNQYITFQAKSMKQFAPHEALRRGTLWPDLFSPYDKGMKGGIRE, from the coding sequence ATGATGGATTCGCAGTGGCGCCCGTTTGATGCATACCATAGTCCGCTCGACCCGTGTCCCCCAAGGCAAAAATACTACATCGTTCCCCCGAACCAATACATCACCTTTCAAGCAAAATCCATGAAGCAATTTGCCCCGCATGAGGCTCTTCGGCGTGGGACCCTCTGGCCCGACTTGTTCAGCCCCTACGACAAGGGGATGAAAGGGGGCATTCGAGAGTGA
- a CDS encoding spore coat protein CotJB, giving the protein MSAPQVPKEYYRYLEELQAMDFVCVELSLYLDTHPDDQQAIGQFNQFQRRKQVLSQQFEAKFGPLKEFGNSPVGHRWTWANAPWPWQV; this is encoded by the coding sequence GTGAGTGCGCCACAGGTCCCAAAGGAATATTATCGCTACCTTGAGGAGCTTCAAGCGATGGACTTTGTCTGTGTCGAGCTTTCGTTATACCTTGACACCCACCCAGATGACCAGCAGGCGATTGGGCAGTTTAACCAGTTTCAACGAAGGAAACAAGTCCTGTCTCAGCAATTTGAGGCAAAGTTTGGTCCCCTGAAGGAATTTGGGAATAGTCCGGTCGGCCATCGCTGGACATGGGCCAATGCGCCTTGGCCATGGCAGGTCTAG
- a CDS encoding manganese catalase family protein yields the protein MWIYEKKLQYPVKVSKCDPKLAKCLIEQYGGADGELAAALRYLNQRYTIPDRVIGLLTDIGTEEFAHLEMIATMVYKLTKDATPEQLQAAGLGAHYADHGPALFYHNAAGNPWTATYIQAKGDPIADLYEDIAAEEKARATYEHLINMTDDVDIHDSLKFLREREIIHALRFREAVEMLKEYGTEKKVF from the coding sequence TTGTGGATCTACGAGAAAAAACTCCAGTATCCCGTGAAAGTGAGCAAATGCGACCCGAAGTTAGCCAAATGTCTCATTGAACAGTACGGTGGGGCAGATGGAGAGTTGGCCGCTGCCCTGCGTTACCTGAATCAGCGCTACACGATTCCGGATAGGGTCATAGGTCTCCTAACGGACATCGGGACAGAAGAATTCGCCCACCTCGAGATGATTGCGACGATGGTCTACAAACTTACAAAGGATGCTACGCCTGAACAACTGCAGGCCGCAGGACTTGGAGCGCACTATGCCGATCACGGTCCAGCCCTCTTTTACCACAACGCAGCCGGCAACCCTTGGACTGCGACCTATATCCAAGCCAAGGGCGATCCGATTGCCGATTTGTATGAGGACATTGCCGCAGAGGAGAAGGCACGTGCAACATATGAGCACCTCATTAATATGACCGATGATGTGGACATTCACGACAGCCTGAAATTCCTGCGCGAACGTGAAATCATACACGCACTGCGTTTCCGCGAAGCTGTGGAGATGTTGAAGGAATACGGTACGGAAAAGAAGGTCTTTTAG
- a CDS encoding protoheme IX farnesyltransferase, which translates to MTSYTATQQRLQIRDMMTTLRAFITLTKPGIQIMLIFTAYCAMVVADKRLPSIKLTIFTLVGLVCATGGSAVINMWFDRDIDAVMSRTKARPLPMGLLSPRTALIFGLVLVAFSFTLLAISVNLLSALFALAGVFYYAVIYTMWLKRTTVHNTVIGGGAGAFPPLIGWAAVTGHMELAPLLMFAIIFFWQPPHFWALALYKNMDYVKAKIPMMPAVRGARYTKIQSLIYATLLIMSTVALYLTGTVGIVYFVVSTIFGLVFLGYNIRLFFEPDNQSTWAKKTFLSSLMYLPVVFLAMCIPF; encoded by the coding sequence ATGACGTCTTACACGGCGACGCAGCAACGACTTCAGATACGTGATATGATGACGACTTTGCGTGCGTTTATTACTCTGACAAAGCCGGGCATCCAAATCATGCTGATTTTTACGGCCTACTGCGCAATGGTGGTTGCTGACAAACGTCTCCCGAGTATTAAACTGACGATTTTCACATTGGTAGGTCTGGTCTGTGCTACGGGTGGTTCGGCAGTCATCAATATGTGGTTTGACCGAGACATCGATGCCGTCATGTCTCGTACGAAAGCACGTCCCCTACCAATGGGCTTGTTAAGTCCACGGACAGCACTCATTTTTGGTCTTGTACTCGTAGCCTTCTCATTCACACTGTTAGCCATCTCCGTGAACCTGTTATCCGCTCTATTCGCGCTCGCAGGTGTCTTTTATTATGCGGTCATCTATACCATGTGGTTGAAGAGGACGACGGTGCACAATACGGTGATTGGCGGCGGGGCTGGCGCGTTTCCGCCGCTGATTGGCTGGGCAGCGGTTACCGGTCACATGGAACTTGCTCCACTGCTGATGTTCGCCATCATCTTCTTCTGGCAGCCGCCACACTTCTGGGCCTTAGCACTGTATAAGAACATGGACTATGTGAAAGCTAAAATTCCGATGATGCCCGCAGTTCGCGGAGCGAGGTACACCAAAATTCAGAGCTTGATTTATGCGACTCTGCTCATTATGTCGACGGTTGCCTTGTACTTAACGGGAACAGTCGGAATTGTGTATTTTGTTGTGAGCACCATTTTCGGCCTTGTCTTTTTGGGATACAACATTCGCCTGTTTTTCGAACCCGATAACCAAAGCACATGGGCAAAAAAGACCTTCTTGAGCTCTCTCATGTATTTGCCAGTGGTGTTTCTGGCCATGTGCATTCCGTTTTAA